Part of the Mya arenaria isolate MELC-2E11 chromosome 8, ASM2691426v1 genome, gatttttatgcattaaaactCGGTCTGGAAAGATGATGGTTCGGGCCTAGGCTCGGCATTTCGTGAAAAGAAGCTAGCCAGAATGCGGGAGTCGCTTGTTCTTTtaataaacacataaatgcCATTTTTCTACTGACAGTCTGTGATGTTtatcttaaatttaatttactgtataataatgattctattactgataaaaatgtttatgcTGATCAGTATTcaacaactgttttaattaaattgaatgttaaaatgtgtcaaTTATCAATGTCATAAAATGATCCCTTGACAATTTTTACGGGGTCAAAATGTAATGTTACAACGGCCGCCGGGTGCGATGGATAACTAGTATCACTAGTATCACATAAGTGATACATCGAGATATAAAAATGGGAGGAGGCTGGTAAATTGTGTTATGTGAAACCCTTTTGAAACTTTCCAATGCGGTAAACTGAATATTCAACTtaacacacatataatacattatCAATGATTCATGATTATCAACCCGTTTATCGTTCGCGGTGCTCAGGGTATTTTGGACTTAGAAGGGAGGGTCAAAGAGAcgcatatataaaataaaactaagaAGTTCATGTTACACAAACAGTTGAATAGATTGTGGTAAATAATATTCAGGTAGAAAATGGTGTATTTGGTACGCACAGGGGGAGTGGGTTTACAGTTGATGTTATTCATTTTCGCATTTTAACTGTCACTTAAACCGCATAAGTATAAGTAGGTAGTAGTAAATTTAGTATTATGTATTCAATAGACAAAAACAAATCCGAAAATACATTCATGAGCATATGCAATATATGTGCATTAAATTAACAGTAATTATTTGGTTGGAGTAAATTAACCCAAATTGATTCAATTATTACCTCAAATTAACATAAGATAACAGAAGATACGCTGCGTAAACGAAtggtttataaatgtatttgtttagcTGTAAATGCACgtattaactttttttatcacTGAAACACTACTCAGAGGCAAAGGAATTTCGAGATCTTCTGATTTTTATCTGTTGTATAGGAGAGGTAAACATCACTTTAAAGATGGCGGAGAAGAAAGGTATATCAAGCTTAACCGATGCGTCAATCGAAAAggtatgttaaatatattatggaaggcataatttgttttaattacaagTTATGGAATACATTCACTATATATGGACTATGTTCATATTTAtcacaaattattttgtataaatttaccCTGCTATTTTGATGTGTTTCTCGTTCTGAATGATGGTCGCGCACTCTGGTTACCTTTGTACAGTTATCCGCTATGTTTGCAGGCGTTCCAGAAGACTAATGAAGAATGTCGACGTCCTGACACGGAACTAGTTCGGCTAAGGGAGAATCAGTACGAAGACGCCTTTACTATTATCAAGAACTGGGACGAGCCGTTGGGAAAATCACTAAATTTACAATGGTCTAAAGAAAGGGAATCTTCATGGAGAAGGACGTTTGATGAAGGACTCTCGCTGATGCTTTTGGATAGTAACAATGGCGAAGCTATAGGTATACGAATTATAAAACAAGATGTCAAAAACGAAGAGATTGATCCAAGCAAAATACAAAACGACGCCTTGAgaaaaatacacacatttattcaTCAAGAGGTTGAAAAATCCaggttttatgaaaaatatggtGTTGAAGAATCGTTTCATTTCTTAGGATTAGCTGTTTCAGAGAAGTACCAAAAGAAGGGACACGGTAAATATTTACTTGAAGTAGGAGTAGAATTCGTTAAAAACCTTGGAATATGTCCGTATATTCATGGCGAAGGATCGTCGGCGTATTCCCAGAAGATATACGAGAAAATAGGATTTGAGACACTGAAAGAAGTCGCATTTGAGGACTACAAAGTAAACGGTGAAATAGTATTTAAGAATACCGgtgttcataaaacatttaaagtatatGGACTTCACTGCATATAACGGACTCAATGATTATTCTGTTCACAATGAGTGCAATGTTAATGCATAAGATATGAAACACCTCTTAAATGTATATGGACTTTTACCTGTTGAATACCGTAAACAgcctttataatttatttcgaTCAACTCGCTTTAAAGGCCTGTTAATATGTAAATTGCCGTATGTGTTTTGTGCTATTTATCCTTGCTTTCattatgaatacaaataaaCCGGATTATATCGcttattgatgtttttgaacaagaacatattttatattatgtataaccgCATAATTATGCTAACTTTAATACGCAGTTTTGCAGTTTTGTGGTTTATTGGTCGTGTGTAACCTACTGTCAATACCAATACGGCATGGTTTAACTAAGGTGATAGTCAATAACAGACGTATGTAAGGTACACTGTAACTACATCATCAACTGTATATTTATGgatgtatttcttaaaatgagTGAgatgaaatatgattatatttccATGTTATTCACTCTCCTCAAatacataacaattattaacgACTTAACCGAAAGTGGATTTGATATCATGTCGATGAGTCATGGGAAAACCACTTAAGCCACGGATGACA contains:
- the LOC128243631 gene encoding arylalkylamine N-acetyltransferase 1-like, translating into MAEKKGISSLTDASIEKAFQKTNEECRRPDTELVRLRENQYEDAFTIIKNWDEPLGKSLNLQWSKERESSWRRTFDEGLSLMLLDSNNGEAIGIRIIKQDVKNEEIDPSKIQNDALRKIHTFIHQEVEKSRFYEKYGVEESFHFLGLAVSEKYQKKGHGKYLLEVGVEFVKNLGICPYIHGEGSSAYSQKIYEKIGFETLKEVAFEDYKVNGEIVFKNTGVHKTFKVYGLHCI